Proteins from one Caldisericum sp. genomic window:
- a CDS encoding DegV family protein, with protein MIKIVTDTTAYFNEDELKKYDIKVVPLYVKNEKGQWKERVEISDDEFYERLKKGEMFETSQPSPQDFVDVYKPLLEEGHEIVSIHISTGLSGTVNSANAAKTILGSDKITVVDSKSSSANLLRKVLLAYDLANKGYSREQIVNEVEKSYNRIFGFFLPMDINYLVKGGRVSHFQEKIVTALKLYFIVHLNEGRIDFYKFGRTRKAATEELVNIVKGLKNKFEDFEYIDTIYGANVEEGEEFRKRVEEVFGKPVTKYRIGPVLGAHLGPELLGIGVVCKNKEVK; from the coding sequence ATGATTAAAATTGTAACAGACACAACTGCTTACTTTAATGAGGACGAATTAAAGAAGTACGACATAAAGGTTGTGCCGCTGTATGTAAAGAATGAAAAAGGGCAGTGGAAAGAACGTGTTGAAATTTCTGATGACGAGTTTTACGAAAGGCTTAAAAAAGGCGAGATGTTTGAAACCTCCCAACCCTCACCTCAGGACTTCGTCGATGTGTATAAGCCACTTCTTGAGGAAGGGCATGAGATTGTTTCAATTCACATTTCAACAGGTTTATCAGGCACGGTAAATTCAGCAAATGCTGCAAAAACAATCCTTGGGAGTGATAAAATTACTGTTGTAGATTCAAAATCGTCGTCTGCAAATCTTTTAAGAAAGGTTCTTTTAGCATACGACCTTGCAAACAAAGGCTATTCAAGGGAACAAATTGTAAACGAAGTTGAAAAGTCATACAACAGGATTTTTGGGTTTTTCCTTCCCATGGATATAAATTACCTTGTTAAAGGCGGCCGTGTTAGCCACTTTCAAGAAAAGATTGTAACTGCTTTAAAATTATATTTTATCGTCCACCTGAATGAAGGGCGTATCGACTTTTATAAATTCGGTAGGACAAGAAAAGCGGCAACAGAGGAACTTGTAAATATAGTAAAAGGGCTTAAAAACAAGTTTGAGGATTTTGAATATATTGATACAATATATGGGGCAAATGTTGAAGAAGGCGAAGAATTTAGAAAGCGTGTAGAAGAGGTTTTCGGAAAGCCTGTAACAAAGTACAGAATTGGGCCAGTTTTGGGGGCGCATCTAGGGCCCGAGCTTTTAGGCATTGGTGTAGTTTGCAAAAATAAGGAGGTAAAGTAA
- a CDS encoding DegV family protein, whose translation MEKVKIVTDSTCYMPKAYLEKYDIKVVPLYVRFGDEVYREGIEMTHDEFYKKLHTTKGLPETTQPAPEDFEKVYRELLSEGYEIISIHISAGLSGTLNSANAAKEALGSDKIHIFDSKFTSMGLGYQIMEIASMLYEENKPLNEVLETIPTLYKHMNIYFLVPDLFWLARLGRIGKAKAILGTVVKIKPILFFDEGVVNVLEQPRTLERGKERMLELTKEKIAKLGLKYITVAYGENLEEAEKYRDFLERELNRSVSLTQLGPVIGTHTGPQVLSIHFYTERI comes from the coding sequence ATGGAAAAAGTAAAAATCGTAACAGACTCAACATGCTACATGCCGAAGGCATATCTTGAGAAATACGACATAAAGGTTGTTCCGCTTTATGTAAGATTTGGGGACGAGGTATACCGTGAAGGTATCGAAATGACCCACGACGAGTTTTACAAGAAACTTCATACAACAAAAGGACTACCCGAAACAACACAACCAGCGCCTGAAGACTTCGAGAAAGTCTACAGAGAACTTCTTAGCGAAGGATACGAAATTATCTCGATTCACATTTCGGCAGGATTATCAGGGACATTGAATTCTGCAAATGCAGCAAAGGAAGCACTCGGAAGCGACAAAATACACATATTTGACTCAAAGTTTACATCAATGGGGCTTGGATACCAGATAATGGAAATTGCAAGTATGCTTTACGAAGAAAATAAACCTCTAAATGAAGTTCTCGAAACTATTCCCACACTTTACAAGCATATGAATATTTATTTTCTTGTTCCAGATTTGTTCTGGCTTGCAAGACTTGGAAGAATTGGAAAGGCAAAAGCAATTTTGGGAACTGTTGTAAAAATTAAGCCAATACTTTTCTTTGATGAGGGTGTTGTAAATGTTCTTGAACAACCAAGGACCCTTGAAAGAGGGAAAGAAAGGATGTTAGAACTCACAAAGGAGAAAATTGCAAAACTTGGATTAAAGTACATAACTGTAGCCTACGGAGAAAACCTCGAAGAAGCAGAAAAATACAGAGACTTTCTTGAAAGAGAACTCAATAGGTCTGTTTCCTTAACACAATTAGGACCTGTTATCGGAACACACACGGGACCACAAGTGCTTTCAATTCATTTCTATACAGAAAGAATATAG